A genomic window from Chrysoperla carnea chromosome 3, inChrCarn1.1, whole genome shotgun sequence includes:
- the LOC123296293 gene encoding zinc finger protein 253-like has protein sequence MNMELQDQSLIKVEDIKVEQLPMDIIIKEETFMENFEEINGIDCNLLNDGIITKQLHTDIIIKQESVVGIFEEVTVINSNLIKDEIDTGENLFSCDDCDEKFTQQNTLDQHKILHIDEKPFSCDIFLHKRIHSKSPQYACDLCKKAFHKRNGLVLHKRTHTEKKTNLNQQKRIHTVEKLFQCDVCSKKFTWQSHLETHKVLHIEEEPFTCDICNQNFKRQRDLDQHKRIHTEEKTFEYYHKRTHIEGKSLTQHKHFHIDENLSHDTEEKSSFPCDIGDKTFSGSLIKQNDNHRTEFSCDVCDKTFTNAIPLALHKRFHKMLG, from the exons ATGAACATGGAATTACAAGATCAATCGTTAATCAAAGTTGAAGATATTAAAGTAGAACAATTACCTatggatataataattaaagaagaaaCTTTTATGGAAAACTTCGAAGAAATTAATGGAATCGATTGTAATTTACTAAATGATGGAATAATAACTAAACAATTGCATAcggatataataattaaacaagaaTCAGTTGTGGGAATTTTCGAAGAAGTTACTGtaattaatagtaatttaataaaagatgaAATTGATACTGGAGAAAACCTATTTTCATGTGATGATTGTGATGAAAAATTTACTCAACAAAACACTTTAGATCAACACAAAATATTGCACATTGacgaaaaaccattttcatgtgatatct TTTTACATAAGCGTATTCATTCTAAAAGTCCGCAATACGCATGCGATCTTTGTAAAAAAGCATTTCATAAGCGAAATGGTTTAGTTCTACATAAACGTACCCATACTGAAAAGAAAACGAacttaaatcaacaaaaaagaATACACACAGTAGAGAAACTATTTCAATGTGATGtttgtagtaaaaaatttacttggcAAAGCCATTTAGAAACACATAAAGTCTTACATATTGAAGAAGAACCGTTtacatgtgatatttgtaatcaaaacTTTAAACGGCAAAGAGATTTAGATCAACACAAAAGAATTCACACAGAAGAAAAAACATTcgaat attatcACAAAAGAACTCACATTGAAGGAAAAAGTTTAACACAGCATAAACACTTTCACATTGACGAAAACTTATCTCATGACACTGAAGAAAAATCATCATTTCCATGTGATATtggtgataaaacattttctggcagtttaattaaacaaaacgaTAATCACAGAACAgaattttcatgtgatgtttgtgataaaacttttacaaatgCTATTCCTTTAGCTTTACACAAACGATTTCATAAAATGCTTGGCTAA
- the LOC123296638 gene encoding E3 ubiquitin-protein ligase RNF146-A-like: MASSIEKEFDETAEQPSKDETLECPICLQTCLQPTLLPCGHVFCFLCTKGIAFQSKKCAMCRQEIPRDYLEKPKLLQPLPDTTTSLEDEYDWFYEGRDGWWKYDERTSAEIESAYLTEIPSFDILICGELYVIDFQNNVQHRKYGYGRKRTIKRDKKSAHAIGIAGCRF, from the exons tgaaactgcTGAACAGCCTTCAAAAG aTGAAACTCTCGAATGCCCAATTTGTTTACAAACGTGTCTTCAGCCCACGTTATTACCATGTGGGCATGTATTTTGTTTCTTATGTACAAAAGGCATAGCATTCCAGAGCAAAAAATGTGCCATGTGCCGCCAGGAAATACCCAGGGATTATTTAGAGAAACCAAAATTACTACAACCACTGCCAGATACAACGACTTCGTTAGAAGATGAGTACGATTGGTTCTATGAAGGACGAGATG GTTGGTGGAAATACGACGAACGGACCAGCGCTGAAATTGAAAGTGCTTACTTAACAGAGATTCCATCATTCGATATATTAATATGCGGCGAATTGTACGtcatagattttcaaaataatgtccAACACCGCAAATATGGTTATGGGAGAAAACGGACAATCAAACGCGATAAGAAATCAGCACATGCCATTGGTATAGCTGGCTgtagattttaa
- the LOC123296637 gene encoding RAB6-interacting golgin, with translation MSGKFSGFSEDDIEKLKKTGSLNNEIKPRELKPPRKNLRKTIPVKAQSINLNSNMPEEIPEGARLSLPIKQNELSADVGNELTKILNSNNNNNSYQIIELNEKSQTMEEKSKTIEESHIDLSNFEEEQKRMEEENRRRKELLAKALADRTKKTNAEVQKLESIQKELQKLDSMLSNDVSILRNQIEEASIEFMQCQKRFERVEKDYTSTKLKLEQKRERKDLLTQHLCTIIQQNEKRKADKLSSLMKELELPPNEIDENNV, from the exons ATGTCAGGAAAATTTTCTGGCTTCAGTGAAGACGATAtcgaaaagttgaaaaaaactgGAAGTCTCAACaatg AAATAAAACCACGCGAATTAAAACCACCGAGGAAAAATCTTAGAAAAACTATTCCCGTTAAAGCACaatctattaatttaaattcaaacatGCCAGAAGAAATACCAGAAGGTGCTCGACTTAGTCttccaataaaacaaaatgaattatcTGCGGACGTTGGTAATGAATTAACAAAAAtcttaaatagtaataataataataattcatatcaaattattgaattaaacgAAAAATCTCAAACAATGGAGGAAAAATCTAAAACTATTGAAGAAAGTCATATAGATTTAAGTAATTTTGAGGAAGAACAGAAACGAATGGAAGAAGAAAATCGTAGACGGAAAGAATTATTAGCAAAAGCTTTAGCTGATCG aactaaaaaaacaaatgctgaagtacaaaaattagaatcaataCAAAAAGAATTACAGAAATTAGATTCTATGCTATCGAATGACGTGTCAATATTAAGGAATCAGATTGAAGAGGCCAGTATTGAATTCATGCAATGCCA gAAACGTTTCGAACGCGTGGAAAAAGATTACACGTCAACAAAATTGAAACTTGAACAGAAGCGTGAGCGAAAAGATTTACTAACCCAACATTTATGTACCATTATTCAACAGAATGAGAAGCGTAAAGCTGATAAGCTTTCATCGTTAATGAAAGAATTGGAATTACCTCCAAatgaaattgatgaaaataatgtATGA